ACTAGTTCTAATGTATCCATGAACTTTGTAAGCTCCTTAAGTGCTTGAGGGTGATATATTGTAGAATGATTTCCTTTACGATCCTTTGAGGTACTTAAAACCGTATTATAATCTTCCACAATAATAATAGATTATTTTGTTGCTTGTGAGCTCAatagattattatatatattttcgaaaaagtgtggatcatcattatttggcccATATAcagaggggcaaaaaagtatttagtcagccaccaattgtgcaagttctcccacttaaaaagatgagagaggcctgtaattttcatcataggtacacttcaactatgagagaaaaaaaatccagaaaatcacattgtaggatttttaatgaatttatttgcaaattatggtggaaaataagtatttggtcacctacaaacaagcaagatttctggctctcacagacctgtaacttcttctttaagaggctgtactgtcctccactcgttacctgtattaatggcacctgtttgaacttgttatcagtataaaagacacctgtccacaacctcaaacagtcacactccaaactccactatggccaagaccaaagagctgtcaaaggacaccagaaacaaaattgtagacctgcaccaggctgggaagactgaatctgcaataggtaagcagcttggtttgaagaaatcaactgtgggagcaattattaggaaatggaagacatacaagaccactgataatctccctcgatctggggctccacgcaagatctcaccctgtggggtcaaaatgatcacaagaacggtgagcaaaaaccccagaaccacacggggggacctagtgaatgacctgcagagagctgggaccagagtaacaaagcctaccatcagtaacacactacgccgccagggactcaaatcctgcagtgccagacgtgtccccctgcttaagccactacatgtccaggcctgtctgaagtttgctagagaggatttggatgatccagaagaagattgggagaatgtcatatggtcagatgaaaccaaaatataactttttggtaaaacctcaactcgtcgtgtttggaggacaaagaatgctgagttgcatccaaagagcaccatacctactgtgaagcatgggggtggaaatatcatgctttggggctgtttttctgcaaagggaccaggacgactgatccgtgtaaaggaaagaatgaatggagccatgtatcgtgagattttgagtgaaaacctccttccatcagcaagggcattgaagatgaaacgtggctgggtctttcagcatgacaatgatcccaaacacaccgcccgggcaacgaaggagtggcttcgtaagaagaatttcaaggtcctggagtggcctagccagtctccaaatctcaaccccatagaaaatctttggagggagttgaaagtctgtgttgcccagcaacagccccaaaacatcactgctctagaggagatctgcatggaggaatgggccaaaataccagcaacagtgtgtcaaaaccttgtgaagacttacagaaaatgtttgacctctgtcattgtcaacaaagggtatataacaaagtattgagataaacttttgttattgaccaaatacttattttccaccataatttgcaaataaattcataaaaaatcctacaatgtgattttctggatttttttttctcgttttgtctgtcatagttgaagtgtgcctatgatgaaaattacaggccccgctcatctttttaagtgggagaacttgcacaattggtggctgactaaatacttttttgccccactgtagattaTTTAGCCAGATCTGTTTTTGGTCCAATagcatatttacattttttttcgattgctaaacgacagtgggcacaactggagtcacatgtgcaaaactctaactacagtctgcactaccaacagtcacctgagctaaacagttcacatcacctgcaaaactcattccaagcaacacaactcttaacacatggctcaaaacacgctcagtgcagccaaacactatgcacaaccctcactgagataacacacactgtcactcagaacacactgagagtaaaaacactagcatcaaacaccaatacagaaaatacaaacttttcatctttacagtttgaacaatttcagtgacttcatacaaagtaatattttcttcaaagaaaagagtgacattctttcacatgatttattaaaatttttagaacataaaattctttaaggtaaatgaaaattagcagtttgcttcaatagtctgtagtaatttacggaattacagtaatgagaaaaaaaaggtagaaactaaaagtacatactgtaattcgaacaaataattgaggggctaatcctgcctctctctagcctcaggccacaggttttcttcaacatcacatctaatgttttctcttgccatgcacctggggaagaaccttctggagtgccttatccatccctggcagtcctctggactcgtgtcctcacatccggcacgcatggcttccaaaagagacatttggtcatgtgggtggtgaccaaacactttccacctccaggcagagaaaaactcctctattgggttgaggaagggtgaatatgcaggcaggtacaaaaccataaatctgtgatgtgctgcaaaccaatctgtgacagctgcagagtggtgaaaagcaacgttatcgcaaactatgacaaaaacttgggggtttcttactggctccccctgttctgctggcactagctgagaatagagctgttctaggaaagctataagcctttctgtgttgtatgggccaatgagtggtgtgttgagaagcaaaccattattggccattgcagcacacatggtgatatttcccccctttggcctggaacctccacagtggccctttgacctataacattccttcctctgcgccgtgttttggcaaggttaaatccagcttcatcgataaatacaaatgaatgtggtctttccagtgcttccacctccattactctctgaaaaacagtaagtgcacagttttactgtagaaatgctagtgtttttttttactgtaaatattttgtatagctgtgtacgtaacctcagacgtcttacctggacatattggtatctttgctcttttacccgttcactgtttctctcgaacggtacagtgtataactgtttcattgtaacttggtgtttctataggactcgagcaatagttgttgtgctgacagaattaacattttcaaatatatcattatcagccagcactctatcttgaatctcccgcagttttattgcattgttgacaacaaccatgtcaacaatagcattttcctgcgcagctgaaaatatttttcctcttccccctgttgggggcagcctttgggtcctgttgtaaaaatatattttacagtcaaacttactgtaatatatatctgtgtaaatattctataattgcaatacaaaatagattcctgtaatgttttcatttactgtaaggatgtaactatcacctgtttgcatgatggaaaattcgcattacagatgccactgtggatctttgcagattgggttgcaccctcaaccctgcctctctcaatgagagaccatggttcacgacatggtctataagtgtagcccttatttcatctgaaataacagctctttgtcttctttgtcttcctccacgcatccgccctctccctgccacccttctccctccacgaactcatcttccttgttccatttccaaaatgagtctttctgagctctacctatatatactgtaatatgtgtgtgtgttcactaacaagtctaaaacaagacacctgcttagcctttcagctgaaattgcaatcagcagtgtttgaaaggcactaggctgaaatctattccgttttgaatgtgtggttcacagttttgacagcagtgtgttagcatttgaacaaagtgctgtaaatccacagtgttgtgcaggttgtggttaaagtcatgggataagtgtatagagttttgaaaactgtgttcaagcaatgaaaaacgaactagagtttggtccacatgaactgctgctgtgcagactgtagttagagttttgcacatgtgactccagttgtgtccactgtcattTAGCAATCGGAAAAAACTGTAAAATAATCCATTTTCCTAgacttatacttttacttttgatacgaaagtatatttaaaaccaaatacttttcgacttttactcaagtaggattttactgggtgacttaaaCTTTCacactttctattaaggtatttttacttttactcaagtataacaattgggTTATTTTTCCACCACTTGTTGGGCTTTATCAGATATTATTCTCTCCGGAGTAGTACCTTGACTAGcaggctccctctcctctctaaatGTCACAGACTTCTTTAAAATACTTCTCAGGCAGCAGTCTCTTTCTTACATACAGCTGGTGTCTGTAGGACCCTGAGCGATGGGGCCATGAATGTCACAGCAGAATGTCCacaacttggtgtgtgtgtgtgtgtgtgtgtgtgtgtgtgtgtgtgtgtgtgtgtgtgtgtgtgtgtgtgtgtgtgtgtgtgtgtgtgtgtgtgtgtgtgtgtgtgtgtgtgtgtgtgtgtgtgtgtgatgaacatGAACTCTGCTGCTACCCCTAAAGGCAGTGCTGAGATGGGGGATGTGCCAGGGTGGTGGACAATGATAGGGGGAGCACCTGTTGAGTGACATCTCTGTGAATGACACACCCAATCCTGAACATATCGAAGATGTTGCCTCATAGTTCAATAGAAAGTTACATTTTCTAGTGGACCAACAGGGAACCATTCCTAGCAATGCAtagtcaaataaaggttcaataaaataaaagagAATAGAATGTACTTACTCAAGTGATGACCCCACAGTTCAAGCCTACACTAACCTACATCTAAGGACTTGCTTTGAAACAAGTGTATTTTCTCTTTCTGTGTTTTACCCCTGTGACTGGGTCCTCATGACTTGGACTGGGTATCTATTGTGAGACCTGAGCATGCAACATTATCCCACATGTCTCTGAGTCAGCCTCAGCTTCTCATTCTAGCCACAACAGAGCCCAGGAACTGGGTCAGAATCACAATACAGGCTCCAAGGTCTACAATGGACCAAGCGATAATGTGACACATCTATAGTCAGAGTCATACACACTCTGTGGGTCAAACTGGACAAAACAACAATCATACAACACTGACCGTCTTTAATAAGAACTCTACAATGACGAATCAGGAAACAGACCAATATCAGACCAATAGCGTCTGTAATTTGGCCATGACTCTGTTATAGCCAGACAGAACAACAGAGAAGTTTTATATTACCACAGCAGACAACCAACCCTGGGTCTCAAACCAGAGAGATTAAACTGGTCCTTTAGCtatagcagggatgggcaactggcagtCCAAGGCCCTCGGATCAATTTCCCTCCAAAAATGTTGGAACTCAGTTCGGGCCTCAACTTACCGTTGCAAGGGGGGAAGCAACTGTGGCTCCTCAGGATGAgttctgttctgttttttttgtgtgaccCCCACCCCTATCAAAGTTGAGCTAGAGGTGTGCATGTCCAATGCTCTCTCGTATTTCTagatctttctttctctctctctctctctctctcttttttctctctcactctctcttttaaaACTCTCCTTTTCCATGTCTGTCATTTTTTTGTCTGTCCCGCCTAGATGTTTCCAGTATGATGTAGTGCTgacgtgaggagaggggaggcagatgTTTCCAGTATGATGTAGTGCTgacgtgaggagaggggaggcagatgTTTCCAGTATGATGTAGTGCTgacgtgaggagaggggaggcagatgTTTCCAGTATGATGTAGTGCTgacgtgaggagaggggaggcagatgTTTCCAGTATGATGTAGTGCTgacgtgaggagaggggaggcagatgTTTCCAGTATGATGTAGTGCTgacgtgaggagaggggaggcagatgTTTCCAGTATGATGTAGTGCTgacgtgaggagaggggaggcagatgTTTCCAGTATGATGTAGTGCTgacgtgaggagaggggaggcagatgTTTCCAGTATGATGTAGTGCTgacgtgaggagaggggaggcagatgTTTCCAGTATGATGTAGTGCTgacgtgaggagaggggaggcagatgTTTCCAGTATGATGTAGTGCTgacgtgaggagaggggaggcagatgTTTCCAGTATGATGTAGTGCTgacgtgaggagaggggaggcagatgTTTCCAGTATGATGTAGTGCTgacgtgaggagaggggaggcagatgTTTCCAGTATGATGTAGTGCTGACgtgaggagaaggggaggcaGATGTTTCCAGTATGATGTAGTGCTgacgtgaggagaggggaggcagatgTTTCCAGTATGATGTAGTGCTgacgtgaggagaggggaggcagatgTTTCCAGTATGATGTAGTGCTgacgtgaggagaggggaggcagatgTTTCCAGTATGATGTAGTGCTgacgtgaggagaggggaggcagatgTTTCCAGTATGATGTAGTGCTgacgtgaggagaggggaggcagatgTTTCCAGTATGATGTAGTGCTgacgtgaggagaggggaggcagatgTTTCCAGTATGATGTAGTGCTgacgtgaggagaggggaggcagatgTGATTCAGGTGGATTTGATTTACATTCCTTTCAATTGATCTTCCTCAGAGTTATCTCCAATGTTAACTACTACAGACAAATCCATGCTGGGAGACTGGAGCAGAATAGAATAATGCAAAACCTTGCCTGAAGAGGATTGGAGTACAACTCCGACAGGAGCTGACACAAAGAGAGCTCCAACTAATGAAATGCTGATGCAGTTGAACAATTACAGGAACAAAAAACATACAGGCATGAAGAGACGGCAAATACTGACCCAGAACAAAACAAATATGTACCAGAACAAACATCAGCTCAAAGCAATGGAAAGACAAAATGTTCCTTCAAACTTTACAAAATATATACCTGATACCTGAACATGGTTTAGGGTGAAATAAGAATGATCTGAAACCAGATTAGACAGGGATGAACTACAGCTTTCGTTTATTTTTCAAGGTAGAGAAGAACATCCAGTGCATAAATACATTTATAATAGTATTGTATCCAATATAAATAACCCCTCATCTCACATTGACCTTCAAATCTCTTCTATCATGATGGAATAAAAATAGGCTTCATGTTTGACGTAACTGAGCTTCTCAACCGCCAAGCTCATGAATTTATGATCGTTGTTTCCATTTCATATTTACATGGCAGAGGCATTTCTCTTGATCTTATCCTCCAATGGGAGGTGGAGGAACCGGGTTAAAGGGTACAATTGCAAATCCCCTTTTCTCTGGCAAGATTGTAAAGCTACCGAGAGCCGAACAGAGAAGATTGTTTGAGGAGGCTTGTTATTAAATGTATTTTCCTTTGTCTTGTTTTATGCAGCAGCTCACATACTGGTCTGTGTTCTTCACCATGTCCCCATGTCTTATAGTCTCAAAACTCAGCATTAACTGAGCTTATTCACTCACTTTCTCCTCTTGTGACTCTGCACACATTTATAATGGCAATATATTGGTGTATTGAATCGGTGGTATTGGTGTGTCATTTGCTTGAACATAGATAGAACTGGAACATGGAAATACATTAATTTCTCTTCAgctaaagggtttaaacacagttGACTTGTAGGCTGAATAATATGGAACAGAGATGTTGGCTGGTAGCAGGTTCCATGTTGACCCTGGGTAGTGGCAGTTCAGAGTGACATGCCAAACATGTCTGCCTTTGGTGATGATACACAGTGTGACATGCCAGGTTGATGTGGATGTTATGTGTTAGAAAGGATTACATGCAAGCACAGCCAGTGTATTCAGCAGGACACTGGGTATACAAAATATTTGTTCAGAAAAAGATGAATTGAAACGACGCTTCATCGAGTCTCACACTAGTCATGCTTTGAGACGTTCATGTAAAGTATATTTAATTACATCAGAATTGTCTAGTGGAAAAACACTTTGGAGTGCCTTTGAGTGAACTGTAATGGGCCCTGTGTTAGTGGCTGATTGTGCTGTTCATCATTAGGGAGGTGTTTGGGAAGAACCTGTGGTTGTGGCTCTCTGGGTAGGGTTACAGCTGAGCACACAGATTGAGAACAGCAGAGCCTCATGGTCCTGGCTGTATGCAAGCCTGCCCCTGTATTTATTAATGAATATCTTAGATGCTCCACAAACAATTTAATTAAAATAGAAATATTGTTCGTAAGATCCATTAATTACACAGATCACCAGTGTGCTGGGAGTTTTTTCctttttatatattattataaaaatGTTTGTGACTTTTAGAACTGGGATGATAAACCTAAAAAGAACCACTCCGGCCAAACCGTCCACTTGTCATGGACATTTTGCTGATATCGTTCATTACGATAAATAATTGTTCTATTTATCATTATCGTAAAATTTCTGTCAATTTAGCGTGATATGGATTTctgtccatattgcccagctctAGTGACTCTAAACAACCTTATCAACTTTATTAGCAAATGCTACAGCTGAAGATTTGACCAGTATATCAAGCACAAAGTCCATGTCTGCTTCGACCAATCACCCCTCAGGGCAGCTTCAAGAGAGCAGTGTGATAGGTGGAGACAGTTTGACTGGGCTATGCTGTGCTCCCACAGCAGTGTGTGGAGATGTCACAGGCAGTGGCACGGTGTTAGTGTGACACAGAGCTGGCAACTTGTTCTCTCATGACCTGGAGGTCTGTTAAATTCAAGGAGGTTGCCAAGTGGcttagtgtagtggtgtagggcAGCCCCTGCCTGGAGTCCTGTGCTGCACTGTGACACGTTGTGTGCTATAAATGGCAGACTGACACTAGAGTGGCATAAGAGACTGTTTACATGTAGGAATTGGCCACTCGTATTTTTACTGCAGAAAATGAGTCATGATACAGACGTGAATCATTGCAAAGTCTAGAGAGAGCCATGGTGATTTCTGTTTACACTgtatgtgtctatgtttgtgtgaCTTGTATTAGCGCCCCCAAGTGAGTGGCAAGGCTGTGGGCTAACACTCTTGTGGCATGAAGACAGCCTGGTtcaaacccagtcagtcacacTATCTTTGATTTCACCTTCAGCTGTCCTCAGCAAGGCCTGTGAGTATATTCTCCATGTTGGGTGTTTGTTAGTCAGCCAGCCTTCACATGTGATCCCACAGCCTCCAGAGGCTCAGACGCAAAACACTTAGAGCTGTTTAGTGCTGTGTTGCGTGGTTATCTTTCCCCAGCGCTACGAGCTCATTGGAACAAAACAGTTTTGAGTGTCTCCCAATCTGACAGGAAGTCTGTTGTGTAGGGGGTTCATTTAGTCTGTTGTGAGAGATTGTAGACATgacaagaagaaagagagagaaagatctaCTCCCACTATCAGACAGCTTAAAAAGTTTCATTGCTCTCTTTGTATCACATTAGTAGTACACAGTGGTGACATATTCATAGGAGTAAAAGGTCTTGGTAAACAGTCTCGTTATAGAGCCCAAGTGTAGATGCCTCGGGCACAGTGAACTATATTTAGGACATCACTGGCGGTGAGTAAAACACATCCCATGAGCAATGACagacaatgacagacagacagacagacagacagacagacagacagacagacagacagacagacagacagacagacagacagacagacagacagacagacagacagacagacagacagacagacagacagacagacagacagacagacagacagacagacagacagacagacagacagacagacagacagacagacagacagacagacagacagacagagagacagagagacagagagacagagagagagactaactggTCCACAAATAACATGTGCAGTAATGAAAGCCTTCATGCAGTAATTGGAGTATGGAGGATACTTCCTTTGAACAGTCCCCCTTCATCCTCCTGTTCATGGACAATGACTTCTACAGTATCTGATGATTTATGTTCCCTGTCTTAggagtctctcctctcttctacagtAGAGGTGAGGTAAAAAGACGCTGCTGCTTCCACATCCCATTAGCCTTACCTTATAACCCCAATAGAGAGAAAAGCAGGTTGTACCAAACTGTCTATGATGTAAACTGAAACCTTTTGGATATGCATGTAGATTCAAACCAGGCCATCAAAGGCACTACTGATGAAAAGCCTGATGGGCCTGGTAATGTTAGAATGTGCCAAGTAAACCGACAAGCACACCCTGACAATACTCTAATGACTGTGTATTACATCACACTGATAAAACTAGTGAAGAGCTCAGAGTTTGTGCAGAGAAACTTTCTCAAAATCCAGGAGAAGGATGAAGGATGCTAATCACAAAGTGTAATGACTTCATTACCTCCCCCAGGGGGCGTCACATGGGGGGAGGGTGTGACACTGCAGGCTCCCTGCCGCCTCCTGTTCCTTCCTGTGTTTGTGAGAAACTCATCAGCAAGGATGAGGGGGAATAAACACTGGTGCCTTGTTAGCCGCTAGCTTAGCCTGCTGAGACAGGGGTGTGAGAAGTTAAACCCCGGATCTAGGAGATAAGGATTAGCTGAGCCCAGCAACAGAAGGGAAGCCGGAGCTCTGCACCAGATTACAGTGGAGAGTGCCAGCCAGCAGCAGGGGGGGTGCCACTTTGCAGCCCTCATGTATGAGCTACAGGCTACAAATGGCATGCAGGCCCACTTGTATTTAGTGGTATACTTTGTGTTTGCCAGTGTAATGGAGGTGGTTCTTTTACACTGTTGCAATGTTCTTGTGATGAGTACTGTAACATAGCCTGACACCTAAAGACTTCAGTTAGCCTCCCAAGCAAATGTTTGGGCTTTAGCTCAGCGGGTTATCACAATGACAGTCTAATAAAACCCGCAAGAgaccagggttcagacccagaaTATTAGTCTCAAAGCTACCCCAAAGTTGATGTCTTTGACCAGTCTGCCCAGAGAGTACTCCTATCTCAGACCTAGCTCAGCTTTTTGACACCAAAACCCCTGTTGTGGATAAACTAAGACTAGGTGTTCAACATTACATGAAAAAATCAGCACAGGGCACTGAATTGTTTCAGCCTTGGCTTTATGGTAAAGATTAGGCTACACTGCTGGTGAAGATGCCATAGTGGATTCCAGACATCCTATATGGCTCTTGATTGTGGATTATTTTCTCCAGTGATCTTTGATTGTTCTTTGGAATGTGTGTCTTCCTCATGTTGAATGTAGGGGACAATTTCGGACATTTTAACAGAATCATGTAATTTCACAGGACACATTAATAACAAAAACGTGCACTTATATTTCTTCTCTCAAATATGCCGAAATATAGGTGAGACAACTCGCTGTCAATATTTCCATAATGGGGTTTACGTGTTAGTGATGCTCTCTGATCCAATATTCTCCTCGAAGGTGCAGGGGATTTATAATTCATACATAAAGATGGCATGATTATTGTTGCAGTATTAATCCAAATGCAACAGGCTTTGCCCTCACTTGTTACGTCAGCGCCGCTCTAGTCCCCTCGGTTGTTGCAGACTGGCAGAAATCGCTCGAAGCTTTCTCTGTTCAGCTCGGAGATCCAGCGCGTGTCCAGCCATGCCAAAACGAATACTTCCCCTGTCAATTTTGTGAAGTTCAGTGATACTGGCACACCGCTCCAAGGTGAACTACGCTTAATTAAGGTTACAACatatttgttgtttttatttttttctaacCCTGGAATAAAGTGATTCCTTTTTGGTGCACTCGCTTTTTCTGCAGAGAATTTGAGCGCACTCGCAACCTTTCACCATTGCTTCCCAAAGGAAAACTGACTTTTTAGCTCTTGTTTCTCGGACTCTCCAGAGGAAACGTGTCGTTGCTCCTGTGGTTGGCATCGTCATGGTGTTAGCTCTTATTATAGCGATACCGCTTCTGGTCCAAGCGTCCAAGACAGACGCGCACTACGAGATGATGGGCACCTGTCGGATGATATGTGATCCATACAACCCCAAACCCAGCGCCAATGCTCTGGAAGTCATGCAGGACCTGAGCGTCATACCACCCCCGGCGTTCTCGCATGGGACTAAAGGCGAGCCGGGTCGGCCGGGGAAACCCGGACCGAGAGGTCCGCCCGGCGAACCGGGTCCACCAGGTCCAAGAGGACCGCCGGGGGATAGGGGGGACTCGGGGAAACCGGGCTATCCCGGGCATACCACTGGAGAGACGGCGGAGGGGACTGTGAGCAGTGACAGGACCGAAAATGCCGAGGGCCTAGAGTCCGCAATTGGCGGCACAAAAATTGCTTTTTACGTGGGTCTTAAAAACCCCCACGAGGGATACGAGGTGCTAAGGTTCGATGACGTGGTAACAAATCTAGGGAACCATT
This portion of the Oncorhynchus tshawytscha isolate Ot180627B linkage group LG26, Otsh_v2.0, whole genome shotgun sequence genome encodes:
- the LOC112224939 gene encoding complement C1q-like protein 2, which produces MVLALIIAIPLLVQASKTDAHYEMMGTCRMICDPYNPKPSANALEVMQDLSVIPPPAFSHGTKGEPGRPGKPGPRGPPGEPGPPGPRGPPGDRGDSGKPGYPGHTTGETAEGTVSSDRTENAEGLESAIGGTKIAFYVGLKNPHEGYEVLRFDDVVTNLGNHYDPSTGKFTCQVSGIYYFTYHVLMRGGDGTSMWADLCRNGQVRASAIAQDADQNYDYASNSVVLHLDSGDEIYIKLDGGKAHGGNNNKYSTFSGFILYPD